The following are encoded together in the Gaiellales bacterium genome:
- the glmU gene encoding bifunctional UDP-N-acetylglucosamine diphosphorylase/glucosamine-1-phosphate N-acetyltransferase GlmU, with amino-acid sequence MTTSPLACVILAGGRGTRMKSATPKLLHKACGRPVLAWGLAAVAALAPDRTVVVVGAESEDVRAILPEGVEAVTQAHPLGTGDAARTARSALEGFAGDVVVMNGDHPLTDPASLADLAAARAEAGAAAAVLTFNRTETIGADFGRIVRGPDGSVQRIVELRDTSPDERALTEVNSGIYVFRTDLLWPALERLSTANDQGELYLTDAVGLLVGDGQTVAGHLHDDPTVALGINTRADLAAASALLRDRINVAHMLAGVTIVDPASTWIEPTVSLAADATIEPFTVLRGATRVGAGATVGPHAVVIDATIGPGASVGPFCYLRPGAELADDAKAGTFVEIKNSLLAAGVKVPHLSYIGDATIGEGTNIGAGGITANYDGRVKQRTTIGKDVHTSCDNVFVAPVTIGDGAWTAAGSVITEDVPPDALAVARAHQKNIEGYGRRKRG; translated from the coding sequence ATGACCACCTCGCCGCTCGCATGCGTGATCCTGGCCGGAGGCCGGGGGACGCGGATGAAGTCGGCGACGCCGAAGCTGCTGCACAAGGCGTGCGGACGTCCGGTGCTCGCGTGGGGGCTCGCCGCGGTCGCCGCGCTCGCGCCCGACCGCACCGTCGTCGTGGTCGGGGCCGAGAGCGAGGACGTGCGCGCCATCCTGCCCGAGGGCGTCGAGGCGGTCACGCAGGCCCACCCGCTCGGCACCGGCGACGCCGCCCGCACGGCGCGAAGCGCCCTCGAAGGGTTCGCCGGTGACGTCGTCGTCATGAACGGCGACCACCCCCTCACCGATCCGGCCAGCCTCGCCGACCTCGCGGCCGCGCGGGCCGAGGCGGGGGCGGCGGCAGCCGTGCTGACGTTCAACCGCACCGAGACGATCGGCGCCGATTTCGGCCGCATCGTCCGCGGCCCGGACGGGAGCGTCCAGCGCATCGTCGAGCTCCGGGACACCTCGCCCGACGAGCGCGCGCTCACCGAGGTCAACTCCGGCATCTACGTCTTTCGCACCGACCTGCTCTGGCCCGCGCTCGAGCGGCTCTCGACGGCGAACGACCAGGGCGAGCTCTACCTGACCGACGCGGTCGGCCTGCTCGTCGGCGACGGTCAGACGGTCGCCGGCCACCTGCACGACGACCCGACCGTCGCGCTCGGCATCAACACGCGCGCCGACCTCGCCGCCGCCTCGGCGCTCCTGCGCGACCGCATCAACGTGGCCCACATGCTGGCCGGCGTGACGATCGTCGACCCGGCCTCGACCTGGATCGAGCCCACGGTCAGCCTGGCGGCCGACGCGACGATCGAGCCGTTCACCGTCCTGCGCGGCGCCACCCGGGTGGGCGCGGGCGCGACGGTCGGCCCGCACGCCGTCGTGATCGACGCGACGATCGGCCCCGGGGCGAGCGTGGGGCCGTTCTGCTACCTGCGCCCCGGCGCCGAGCTGGCCGACGACGCCAAGGCGGGGACGTTCGTCGAGATCAAGAACTCGCTGCTCGCTGCGGGGGTGAAGGTGCCCCACCTGTCCTACATCGGCGATGCCACCATCGGCGAGGGGACGAACATCGGCGCGGGCGGGATCACCGCCAACTACGATGGGCGGGTCAAGCAGCGGACGACGATCGGCAAGGATGTCCACACCAGCTGCGACAATGTCTTCGTCGCACCCGTGACGATTGGAGACGGCGCGTGGACAGCGGCGGGATCGGTGATCACCGAGGACGTTCCCCCCGACGCGCTCGCCGTTGCCCGTGCCCACCAGAAGAACATCGAGGGATATGGACGACGAAAGCGCGGTTAG
- the mazG gene encoding nucleoside triphosphate pyrophosphohydrolase — protein MATLIALGPGDPELIPLASWRALEAAGPVAIPEDEPLGDWLGGHGIALDPEAPVAAASGERLRRLLGMRSWDETVPSGPALQTLLLADALVAMQRLTERLRRDCPWDREQTVGTIVPHTIEEAYEVAEAAESGTGAKLVDELGDLLFQTFFLALLCEEQGDGDLATVATGITTKLIRRHPHVFGEREAETAGAVRANWEQIKREQEGRRGIFHDVPGVLPALLHARKVQRRASAVGFDWHAWDGAWGDLADELRELRAALDAAPAPRAEHAPDPEVVHELGDLLFAATNVARLANVDPELALRAAAGRFRDRVETAERLAAEAGEDWAGLDLEAQDAWYRRAKAALQGA, from the coding sequence GTGGCCACCCTGATCGCTCTCGGACCGGGCGATCCGGAGCTGATCCCGCTCGCGTCCTGGCGGGCGCTCGAGGCGGCCGGCCCGGTGGCGATCCCGGAGGACGAGCCGCTGGGCGACTGGCTGGGAGGCCACGGCATCGCCCTCGACCCGGAGGCGCCGGTGGCGGCCGCGTCGGGCGAGCGGCTGCGCCGTCTGCTCGGGATGCGTAGCTGGGACGAGACCGTGCCCTCGGGGCCGGCGCTGCAGACGCTGCTCCTGGCCGACGCCCTGGTGGCGATGCAGCGGCTGACCGAGCGCCTGCGCCGTGACTGCCCGTGGGACCGCGAGCAGACGGTAGGCACGATCGTGCCGCACACGATCGAGGAGGCCTACGAGGTGGCCGAGGCGGCGGAGTCCGGCACCGGCGCGAAGCTCGTGGACGAGCTCGGCGACCTGCTGTTCCAGACGTTCTTCCTGGCGCTCCTCTGCGAGGAGCAGGGCGACGGAGACCTGGCGACGGTGGCGACGGGCATCACGACCAAGCTCATCCGTCGCCACCCGCACGTGTTCGGCGAGCGGGAGGCCGAGACTGCCGGCGCCGTGCGCGCCAACTGGGAGCAGATCAAGCGCGAGCAGGAGGGCCGCAGAGGCATCTTCCACGACGTACCCGGCGTACTGCCCGCGCTGCTCCATGCCCGCAAGGTTCAGCGCCGCGCGTCGGCGGTGGGTTTCGACTGGCACGCCTGGGACGGGGCCTGGGGCGACCTCGCCGACGAGCTGCGCGAGCTGCGGGCCGCGCTCGATGCCGCGCCGGCGCCGCGGGCCGAGCATGCCCCCGACCCCGAGGTCGTGCACGAGCTGGGCGACCTGCTCTTCGCCGCCACCAACGTCGCCCGGCTTGCCAACGTCGACCCGGAGCTCGCGCTGCGCGCCGCCGCTGGCCGCTTCCGCGACCGGGTCGAGACGGCCGAGCGGCTGGCCGCCGAGGCGGGGGAGGACTGGGCCGGGCTCGACCTGGAGGCGCAGGACGCCTGGTACCGGCGGGCGAAGGCCGCGCTACAGGGGGCGTAG
- the pth gene encoding aminoacyl-tRNA hydrolase translates to MRLGRRDFGPSLDLLVVGLGNPGPEYAATRHNLGFMVTDRLAEEWSLGWKSKFSGRVAEGRDGDVRLALLQPQTFMNVSGKSVAAAMRFYKLEPDALVVVHDEIDLDLGDVRAKSGGGLAGHNGLRSLREALGTADFVRVRIGVGRPERGERQPVADWVLRPFPADVAVDDLVARGADCTRVVVRDGVDEAMRRFNGTGPM, encoded by the coding sequence GTGCGCCTCGGACGGCGCGACTTCGGCCCGTCGCTCGATCTGCTCGTGGTCGGGCTCGGGAACCCGGGCCCGGAGTACGCCGCGACGCGGCACAACCTCGGCTTCATGGTCACCGACCGGCTGGCCGAGGAGTGGTCGCTGGGCTGGAAGTCCAAGTTCTCGGGCCGGGTGGCGGAGGGCCGCGACGGCGACGTCCGGCTCGCGCTCCTGCAGCCGCAGACGTTCATGAACGTGTCGGGCAAGAGCGTCGCGGCGGCGATGCGCTTCTACAAGCTCGAGCCCGACGCGCTGGTGGTCGTGCACGACGAGATCGACCTCGACCTCGGCGACGTGCGGGCGAAGTCGGGCGGCGGCCTCGCCGGCCACAACGGCCTGCGCTCGCTGCGCGAGGCGCTGGGCACGGCCGACTTCGTGCGTGTGCGGATCGGGGTGGGGCGGCCCGAGCGGGGGGAGCGCCAGCCCGTCGCCGACTGGGTGCTGCGGCCGTTCCCGGCCGACGTCGCCGTGGACGATCTCGTGGCCCGCGGCGCCGACTGCACCCGGGTCGTGGTCCGCGACGGGGTGGACGAGGCCATGCGCCGGTTCAACGGCACGGGCCCGATGTAA
- a CDS encoding SurA N-terminal domain-containing protein has translation MGRTLLIISLAALAALSAACGGSSSGSSSQANLGSDDVAVVGGNHITKQQLDHQIKLEVAAMAVKKQKVPKVGTTSYTSTVVQPVLAYLVQDAQVHDIAKQLSVSVTPKQIQSQIQKAIQQYYGGDQAKYHSDLKKYQLTDADIASQFELTLLEQKIESKLKGQVKVSDKDVEDYYKSHQQLYQTSADSRTVDYVLLPDKASAVKAHAALASGKGFADVAAGAIDDSSAHEPFTFSKGGGDVAFQNATFSLKTDQLSGLVPVDKKYTQSSLAGKCQPTCYFIIRPTGDIVKAGTKKSFASVKDQIRAQLLQTRQSAHISSVVKKLEAQQKKLTKYAPGYAPPKTSTPSTSQQPSS, from the coding sequence ATGGGCCGAACTCTCCTGATCATCTCCCTGGCCGCTCTCGCGGCACTCTCGGCCGCCTGTGGCGGTTCGTCGTCGGGTTCCTCGTCGCAGGCCAACCTGGGCTCTGACGACGTCGCCGTCGTCGGGGGGAATCACATCACCAAGCAGCAGCTCGACCATCAGATCAAGCTCGAAGTCGCGGCGATGGCGGTCAAGAAGCAGAAGGTCCCCAAGGTCGGCACGACCAGCTACACGAGCACCGTCGTCCAGCCCGTGCTGGCCTACCTGGTGCAGGACGCCCAGGTGCACGACATCGCCAAGCAGCTGTCGGTGAGCGTCACGCCGAAGCAGATCCAGTCGCAGATTCAAAAGGCGATCCAGCAGTACTACGGCGGCGACCAGGCCAAGTACCACTCCGACCTCAAGAAGTACCAGCTGACCGACGCCGACATCGCCTCGCAGTTCGAGCTCACGCTGCTCGAGCAGAAGATCGAGTCGAAGCTCAAGGGCCAGGTGAAGGTCTCGGACAAGGACGTCGAGGACTACTACAAGTCGCACCAGCAGCTCTACCAGACGAGCGCCGACTCGCGCACCGTCGACTACGTGCTGCTGCCCGACAAGGCGTCCGCCGTGAAGGCCCACGCGGCCCTCGCGTCCGGCAAGGGGTTCGCCGACGTCGCCGCGGGCGCGATCGACGACAGCTCGGCCCACGAGCCGTTCACGTTCAGCAAGGGCGGCGGCGACGTCGCCTTCCAGAACGCGACCTTCAGCCTGAAGACGGACCAGCTCTCGGGCCTCGTACCGGTCGACAAGAAGTACACGCAGTCCTCGCTGGCCGGCAAGTGCCAGCCGACCTGCTACTTCATCATCCGGCCCACCGGCGACATCGTGAAGGCGGGGACGAAGAAGTCGTTCGCCTCGGTCAAGGATCAGATCCGCGCGCAGCTTCTGCAGACGCGCCAGTCGGCGCACATCTCGAGCGTCGTGAAGAAGCTCGAGGCCCAGCAGAAGAAGCTCACGAAGTACGCCCCCGGGTACGCCCCGCCGAAGACGTCGACGCCGTCGACGAGCCAGCAGCCGAGCAGCTGA
- a CDS encoding M20/M25/M40 family metallo-hydrolase, with translation MASTPSATTDAFLAQLYELLRIESVSSDGAHPDELRAAAGWIADLIGGDAAVTAEHGNPLVDGVIPASRAGAPTVIAYGHYDVQAVGPRDLWDSDPFEPEVRDGWIHARGVTDDKGNFFAVLRAALDLAAAGELGVNVRVFADGEEEIGGHSVIHHLAGVEGDFGAAVIFDGGMVDAQRPAITTGLRGLAGAQLRLRTGRRELHSGMYGGAAANAVHDLHRVLARLIDLPEAFSAGIAPVNDSERASWAQLPAGDDLLREAGAVPADAAAGDEFYERTGARPSLTVHSLGAGDPTLHKTSIVQEALASVSLRLAPGQDADAMSELFERTLRDACPAGATLEVEMWPPAQPAWMDPEHPVLRSGFDAIERATGVRPLAVRSGGTIPVAAAFAGRGIPTILSGFGTDDDNIHSPNERMELRRLDWAYASAREIFRALPQVV, from the coding sequence GTGGCAAGCACACCCAGCGCCACGACTGACGCCTTCCTGGCGCAGCTGTACGAGCTGCTGCGGATCGAGTCGGTCTCGAGCGACGGCGCCCATCCCGACGAGCTGCGCGCCGCGGCCGGCTGGATCGCCGACCTGATCGGCGGCGACGCCGCCGTCACCGCAGAGCACGGCAACCCCCTGGTCGACGGCGTCATCCCCGCCTCGCGGGCGGGTGCGCCGACGGTGATCGCCTACGGCCACTACGACGTCCAGGCGGTCGGGCCGCGCGACCTCTGGGACAGCGACCCCTTCGAGCCCGAAGTGCGCGACGGGTGGATCCACGCCCGCGGCGTGACGGACGACAAGGGCAACTTCTTCGCCGTCCTGCGCGCCGCGCTCGACCTGGCCGCCGCCGGCGAGCTGGGCGTGAACGTGCGCGTCTTCGCCGACGGCGAGGAGGAGATCGGCGGCCACTCCGTCATCCACCACCTGGCCGGTGTCGAGGGCGACTTCGGCGCGGCCGTGATCTTCGACGGCGGCATGGTCGACGCCCAACGGCCGGCGATCACGACCGGCCTGCGCGGCCTGGCCGGCGCCCAGCTGCGGCTCCGCACGGGCCGCCGCGAGCTTCACTCCGGCATGTACGGCGGCGCGGCGGCGAACGCCGTCCACGACCTGCACCGCGTCCTCGCCCGGCTGATCGACCTGCCCGAGGCGTTCTCCGCCGGCATCGCCCCGGTGAACGACTCCGAGCGCGCGTCCTGGGCGCAGCTGCCCGCGGGCGACGATCTGCTGCGTGAGGCCGGCGCCGTTCCCGCCGACGCGGCCGCCGGGGACGAGTTCTACGAGCGCACCGGCGCGCGGCCGTCGCTCACGGTGCACAGCCTCGGCGCCGGCGATCCCACCCTGCACAAGACGAGCATCGTGCAGGAGGCGCTCGCGTCCGTCTCGCTGCGGCTCGCGCCCGGTCAGGACGCCGACGCGATGTCCGAGCTCTTCGAGCGGACTCTGCGCGACGCCTGCCCGGCCGGCGCGACTCTCGAGGTGGAGATGTGGCCCCCCGCCCAGCCCGCGTGGATGGACCCCGAGCACCCGGTGCTCCGCAGCGGCTTCGACGCGATCGAGCGGGCCACCGGCGTCCGACCGCTGGCGGTGCGCTCCGGCGGCACGATCCCCGTCGCGGCGGCGTTCGCCGGCCGCGGCATCCCGACGATCCTCTCGGGGTTCGGCACCGACGACGACAACATCCACTCGCCCAACGAGCGGATGGAGCTGCGCCGGCTCGACTGGGCATACGCCTCGGCCCGCGAGATCTTCCGGGCGCTGCCTCAAGTCGTCTAG
- a CDS encoding ribose-phosphate pyrophosphokinase — MDDESAVSLETPLPLFPAAGMSVATMSAAEHASWMERAPHKRLMLFSGRSNPALGEDIAARIGIELGDVLLKTFTNGEVYVRYQESIRGADMFIVQSCSSPTNDSLMELLIMAQAARLASAKRITAVMPWYPYGRQDKKSMPREPITAKLVADILEASGVDRVLTMDLHAGQLQGFFDGAVDHMTAAPMLAGYFNDLLDVDREDVVVVSADAGRVKLAKKFSEMLGGQLALITKERPGHQEAEVTNVIGRVRGKVCILLDDMIDTAGTLCAGGVSLMEEGATRVFACATHPVFSGPALERLEKSVFEKVVVTDTIPINPLHRPDKVQVLSVAPILADTICNVFNDDSVSGLFHGGNQLF; from the coding sequence ATGGACGACGAAAGCGCGGTTAGTCTCGAGACGCCCCTGCCGCTCTTCCCGGCGGCCGGCATGTCGGTGGCCACGATGAGCGCGGCCGAGCACGCGAGCTGGATGGAGCGGGCGCCGCACAAGCGGCTCATGCTCTTCTCCGGCCGCTCCAACCCGGCCCTCGGCGAGGACATCGCCGCCCGGATCGGCATCGAGCTCGGCGACGTCCTCCTGAAGACGTTCACGAACGGCGAGGTCTACGTCCGCTACCAGGAGTCGATCCGCGGCGCCGACATGTTCATCGTGCAGTCGTGCTCGTCGCCGACCAACGACTCGCTGATGGAGCTCCTGATCATGGCCCAGGCGGCCCGGCTGGCCTCGGCCAAGCGGATCACCGCCGTCATGCCGTGGTACCCGTACGGCCGCCAGGACAAGAAGAGCATGCCGCGCGAGCCGATCACCGCGAAGCTCGTCGCCGACATCCTGGAGGCGTCCGGCGTCGACCGCGTCCTGACCATGGACCTGCACGCCGGCCAGCTGCAGGGCTTCTTCGACGGCGCCGTCGACCACATGACCGCCGCGCCGATGCTGGCGGGCTACTTCAACGACCTGCTCGACGTCGACCGCGAGGACGTCGTCGTCGTCTCGGCCGATGCGGGCCGGGTGAAGCTCGCCAAGAAGTTCTCGGAGATGCTCGGCGGCCAGCTGGCGCTGATCACCAAGGAGCGGCCGGGCCACCAGGAGGCCGAGGTGACGAACGTCATCGGCCGCGTGCGCGGCAAGGTCTGCATCCTGCTCGACGACATGATCGACACCGCCGGGACGCTCTGCGCGGGCGGCGTGTCGCTGATGGAGGAGGGGGCGACGCGGGTGTTTGCCTGCGCGACGCACCCGGTCTTCTCCGGCCCCGCGCTCGAGCGGCTCGAGAAGAGCGTGTTCGAGAAGGTCGTCGTCACGGACACCATCCCGATCAACCCGCTCCACCGCCCGGACAAGGTGCAGGTGCTGTCGGTGGCGCCAATTCTGGCTGATACCATCTGCAACGTCTTCAACGACGATTCCGTGTCGGGGCTGTTCCACGGCGGGAATCAGCTGTTCTGA
- a CDS encoding 50S ribosomal protein L25, giving the protein MERVKLEVRLREGRGTKDAKAMREAGDIPGVIYSQQSETEAIAINARALRQAVGHGMHTIFDVTVDGKKTRPALIKEFQLDPVRDRVIHVDLHEIRLDQKINTSIPVHLEGHAEGVNMGGALSQPTHELHVEALPADLVDAITVDVSPLEIGQSIRLSDITAPAGITFTDDPEGTVLATIAAPVSEEELKTEAELEADAEAEAEAAAAAEAAAEAGEEGEGAPAEGGEGEAAAAEEPSSE; this is encoded by the coding sequence ATGGAGCGAGTCAAGCTTGAGGTGCGGCTGCGTGAGGGCCGCGGGACGAAGGACGCCAAGGCGATGCGCGAGGCGGGCGACATCCCCGGGGTCATCTACTCGCAGCAGTCCGAGACCGAGGCCATCGCGATCAACGCGCGCGCGCTGCGCCAGGCGGTCGGCCACGGCATGCACACGATCTTCGACGTGACCGTCGACGGGAAGAAGACTCGCCCGGCACTGATCAAGGAGTTCCAGCTCGACCCCGTGCGCGACCGCGTGATCCACGTCGACCTGCACGAGATCCGGCTCGACCAGAAGATCAACACCTCGATCCCGGTGCACCTCGAGGGCCACGCCGAGGGCGTGAACATGGGCGGCGCGCTCAGCCAGCCGACCCACGAGCTCCACGTCGAGGCGCTCCCGGCCGACCTGGTCGACGCGATCACCGTCGACGTTTCGCCGCTCGAGATCGGCCAGTCCATCCGGCTCTCCGACATCACGGCGCCCGCCGGGATCACCTTCACGGACGACCCCGAGGGCACGGTGCTCGCGACCATCGCGGCGCCGGTGTCCGAGGAGGAGCTCAAGACCGAGGCCGAGCTCGAGGCCGACGCCGAGGCCGAGGCGGAGGCCGCCGCGGCTGCGGAGGCTGCTGCCGAGGCCGGCGAGGAGGGCGAGGGCGCTCCCGCCGAGGGCGGGGAGGGCGAAGCCGCCGCGGCCGAGGAGCCGAGCTCCGAGTAG
- the mfd gene encoding transcription-repair coupling factor: MDGLEQQVDGPLAGAELALAYLLGDASFAAYARRTAAGITRARVAEPILPALAAALWHSREGAEPRAVAVVCADDDAARALAESAAAYLPPETAAFLPSRGVGWGSGLDPAPHLVGERHRALDTLSRGGLVAVSADALIERVDPPDRRPAPVEVRLGEDLPFDDLVSALAEAGYERADSVEERGQFSVRGGLVDVFPTTGREPVRVEFFGDQIERLSAFSVFTQRSLRDLGHVLIHPAAEYFGHDIEHSRWGRDEDEQGTDVPEGLVPLGPELVAGAAVLAWNPADLVAEVEGAHAEAAERLRDPVARGRGYVQLDAVTDLIESVPALEEMPLGQPFQFEAQPPALASTGIAEAENELRGLVRAGYRVLVCFAHLGEARRTHMALRRVEASVPAPGGHGPDEAGVAFVVSPLRQGFVSPALRVAVLPAAQLLRRRGTRGPARFGGRALSTVADLRSGDYVVHEDHGVGRFIRFDTKEVGGVVRDYLYLEFRGDDRLYVPHDQLAKVSRYVGADGRAPSLAKLGGKAWSTLKSRARVAVRELAGELLALYARRQTATRPAVGPDDEWMARLEASFPFDETDDQGVAIDAVKQDLEAPQPMDRLVCGDVGFGKTEVAVRAAFKVAAAGRQVLMLVPTTILAQQHAATLRERFRDFPVRVEMVSRFRAPAEVKKVLAEFAAGKVDVLVGTHRVLSRDVVPQNLGLVVLDEEQRFGVAQKELLRQLRLEVDVLAMSATPIPRTLHMSLSGLRDISVITTPPRGRHPIKTHVGEFDEELIAAGLRREHARGGQSFYLHNRVETIEDVAERVRRWVPELRVGVAHGQMAERALEGVMMRFLRGDFDVLVSTTIIESGLDIPQANTLIVERADTLGLAQLYQIRGRVGRSEEVAHAFLFYPDRRELSEEARHRLSTLADYTELGSGYRIAMRDLELRGAGNLLGDEQSGHVAAVGFELYCELLAEAVAELQGAPPAAAKPVRVEAQVDAYVPADYVPLEAVKIDLHRRVALAVDRSELREIEAELADRFGPLPEPVANLLAIQELRLVAADMGMAVATLRGGTFSVGPVALGSAEVRALRERFPAVRYSVASRELTLRPVLEPSETRPRVLHGLELLDAIIDIRREIAA; encoded by the coding sequence GTGGACGGCTTGGAGCAGCAGGTGGACGGCCCCCTCGCCGGGGCCGAGCTTGCGCTTGCCTACCTGCTCGGGGACGCGTCGTTCGCCGCCTACGCCCGCCGCACGGCGGCCGGGATCACCCGCGCCCGCGTGGCCGAGCCGATCCTGCCGGCGCTCGCGGCCGCCCTGTGGCACTCGCGCGAAGGGGCCGAGCCGCGCGCGGTCGCCGTCGTCTGCGCGGACGACGATGCGGCCCGCGCGCTGGCCGAGTCGGCCGCCGCCTATCTGCCACCCGAGACGGCCGCGTTCCTGCCCTCGCGCGGCGTCGGCTGGGGCAGCGGCCTCGACCCGGCGCCGCACCTCGTCGGCGAGCGCCACCGCGCGCTCGACACCCTCTCCCGCGGCGGCCTCGTCGCCGTGTCGGCCGACGCGTTGATCGAGCGGGTCGATCCGCCAGACCGGCGGCCGGCGCCGGTCGAGGTTCGGCTGGGGGAGGACCTGCCGTTCGACGACCTCGTCTCGGCGCTTGCCGAGGCCGGCTACGAGCGCGCCGACTCCGTCGAGGAACGCGGCCAGTTCTCCGTCCGCGGCGGCCTGGTCGACGTCTTCCCGACCACCGGTCGCGAGCCCGTCCGGGTCGAGTTCTTCGGCGACCAGATCGAGCGCCTCTCGGCCTTCTCCGTCTTCACCCAGCGCTCGCTGCGCGACCTCGGCCACGTGCTGATCCATCCCGCCGCCGAGTACTTCGGGCACGACATCGAGCACTCGAGGTGGGGCCGGGACGAGGACGAGCAGGGCACCGACGTCCCCGAGGGGCTCGTGCCGCTCGGCCCCGAGCTGGTCGCCGGCGCGGCGGTGCTGGCCTGGAACCCCGCCGACCTCGTCGCCGAGGTCGAGGGCGCGCACGCCGAGGCCGCCGAGCGGCTGCGCGACCCTGTTGCCCGCGGCCGTGGCTACGTCCAGCTCGACGCCGTCACCGACCTGATCGAGTCGGTGCCGGCGCTCGAGGAGATGCCGCTCGGCCAGCCGTTCCAGTTCGAGGCGCAGCCGCCGGCGCTCGCGTCGACCGGGATCGCCGAGGCAGAGAACGAGCTGCGCGGGCTCGTGCGGGCCGGCTACCGGGTGCTCGTCTGTTTCGCCCACCTGGGCGAGGCCCGGCGCACGCACATGGCCCTGCGCCGCGTCGAGGCGTCCGTGCCGGCGCCCGGCGGGCACGGGCCGGACGAGGCCGGCGTCGCGTTCGTCGTCTCGCCGCTTCGGCAGGGCTTCGTCTCGCCCGCGTTGCGCGTCGCCGTCCTGCCCGCCGCCCAGCTCCTGCGCCGCCGCGGCACGCGCGGCCCGGCCCGGTTCGGCGGCCGGGCGCTCTCGACCGTCGCCGACCTGCGCAGCGGCGACTACGTCGTACACGAGGACCACGGCGTCGGCCGCTTCATCCGGTTCGACACGAAGGAGGTCGGCGGCGTCGTCCGCGACTACCTCTACCTCGAGTTCCGCGGCGACGATCGCCTCTACGTGCCGCACGACCAGCTGGCGAAGGTCAGCCGCTACGTCGGGGCCGACGGCCGGGCGCCCTCGCTGGCGAAGCTCGGCGGGAAGGCCTGGAGCACGCTCAAGAGCCGTGCCCGCGTGGCCGTGCGCGAGCTGGCCGGGGAGCTGCTCGCGCTCTACGCCCGCCGCCAGACGGCGACGCGGCCGGCGGTCGGGCCCGACGACGAGTGGATGGCGCGGCTCGAGGCGTCGTTCCCCTTCGACGAGACGGACGACCAGGGCGTCGCGATCGACGCCGTGAAGCAGGACCTCGAGGCGCCCCAGCCGATGGACCGGCTCGTCTGCGGCGACGTCGGCTTCGGCAAGACCGAGGTCGCGGTGCGGGCGGCGTTCAAGGTCGCCGCCGCCGGCCGCCAGGTGCTGATGCTCGTCCCGACGACAATCCTCGCCCAGCAGCACGCGGCCACCCTGCGCGAGCGCTTCCGCGACTTTCCGGTGCGAGTCGAGATGGTGTCGCGGTTCCGGGCTCCGGCCGAGGTGAAGAAGGTGCTGGCCGAGTTCGCCGCCGGCAAGGTGGACGTCCTGGTCGGGACGCACCGGGTGCTCTCGCGCGACGTCGTGCCCCAGAACCTCGGCCTGGTCGTGCTCGACGAGGAGCAGCGCTTCGGCGTCGCCCAGAAGGAGCTCCTGCGCCAGCTGCGGCTCGAGGTCGACGTGCTCGCGATGTCGGCCACGCCGATCCCGCGCACGCTGCACATGAGCCTCTCCGGCCTGCGCGACATAAGCGTGATCACGACGCCGCCGCGCGGCCGCCATCCGATCAAGACGCACGTCGGCGAGTTCGACGAGGAGCTGATCGCGGCCGGCCTCCGGCGCGAGCACGCCCGCGGCGGCCAGTCGTTCTACCTGCACAACCGGGTCGAGACGATCGAGGACGTGGCCGAGCGGGTGCGGCGGTGGGTGCCCGAGCTGCGCGTGGGCGTCGCCCACGGCCAGATGGCCGAGCGCGCCCTCGAGGGCGTGATGATGCGGTTCCTGCGCGGCGACTTCGACGTGCTCGTCTCGACGACGATCATCGAGTCCGGCCTCGACATCCCGCAGGCGAACACGCTGATCGTCGAGCGGGCCGACACGCTCGGCCTGGCCCAGCTGTACCAGATCCGCGGCCGCGTCGGTCGCTCCGAGGAGGTCGCCCACGCGTTCCTCTTCTACCCCGACAGGCGCGAACTCTCCGAGGAGGCCCGCCACCGGCTCTCGACGCTCGCCGACTATACCGAGCTCGGCTCCGGCTACCGGATCGCGATGCGCGACCTGGAGCTGCGCGGCGCCGGCAATCTGCTCGGCGACGAGCAGTCGGGGCACGTCGCCGCGGTCGGCTTCGAGCTCTACTGCGAGCTCCTGGCCGAGGCGGTCGCCGAGCTCCAGGGCGCGCCTCCGGCGGCGGCGAAGCCGGTGCGCGTCGAGGCCCAGGTGGACGCGTACGTGCCCGCCGACTACGTACCGCTCGAGGCCGTCAAGATCGACCTGCACCGGCGGGTCGCGCTGGCGGTCGACCGCTCCGAGCTGCGCGAGATCGAGGCCGAGCTGGCCGACCGGTTCGGGCCGCTGCCCGAGCCGGTCGCGAACCTGCTCGCGATCCAGGAGCTGCGCCTGGTCGCCGCCGACATGGGCATGGCCGTCGCCACGCTGCGGGGCGGCACCTTCAGCGTCGGCCCGGTCGCGCTGGGATCGGCGGAGGTGCGCGCGCTGCGGGAGCGCTTCCCCGCCGTGCGCTACAGCGTGGCCTCGCGTGAACTTACCCTAAGGCCAGTCTTGGAGCCGTCTGAGACCCGGCCCCGGGTCCTCCATGGACTGGAATTGCTCGATGCTATCATTGATATCCGCCGCGAAATCGCGGCGTAG